A section of the Aminiphilus circumscriptus DSM 16581 genome encodes:
- a CDS encoding TRAP transporter large permease: MIIGALVLLFVTLVVGIPVPFAFLASSVYVIVLGGYDPSFLLPYGYSKMSTIVLLAIPLFIMAGGIMERGNIGEKLIDVVDLFVGRIRGGLGAVAVVSCAVFGSITGSCCATLSCIGSIMFPRLEKAGYSKGYAAALLANASVLGILIPPSAIMILYSWVGGQSVLACFLATVIPGVILTILFAAINMWMQRKNPDLVLAEPLAPGEFSALVRKRTTRALPALFLPVLVLGGIYGGFMTPTEAAALATVYAVPVGFFVYKGLNGREFLKVLVESATTTGVIMVMLYSVMILSRLYIMEDLPGELLALLQSVTSSKVGILLMVNVFMVVMGMLMDDVSAVMLCTPILLPVVTAIGVHPIHFAAILGVNLGMGNITPPTAPVLYLSGRLNGAAVNGMLYPTLVLICFGWLPVLLLTTFFPDLSLLLPRMILGIR; encoded by the coding sequence ATGATCATCGGCGCGCTTGTTCTGCTTTTCGTCACTCTCGTGGTGGGCATTCCCGTTCCCTTCGCCTTCCTCGCCTCCTCGGTGTACGTCATCGTTCTGGGAGGGTACGACCCGAGCTTTCTGCTTCCCTACGGGTACAGCAAGATGAGCACCATCGTGCTCCTCGCCATTCCGCTCTTCATCATGGCGGGGGGGATCATGGAGCGCGGCAACATCGGCGAGAAACTCATCGACGTGGTGGACCTCTTCGTGGGGCGGATCCGGGGCGGTCTCGGCGCCGTTGCGGTGGTGTCCTGCGCGGTCTTCGGCTCCATCACGGGAAGCTGCTGCGCCACCCTTTCCTGCATCGGTTCCATCATGTTTCCCCGCCTGGAGAAGGCGGGCTATTCCAAGGGGTACGCGGCGGCACTTCTCGCCAACGCCTCCGTGCTGGGCATCCTCATTCCGCCCAGCGCCATCATGATCCTCTACTCCTGGGTGGGAGGGCAGTCCGTGCTGGCCTGTTTCCTCGCCACGGTGATCCCCGGGGTGATCCTCACGATACTCTTCGCGGCGATCAACATGTGGATGCAGCGGAAGAATCCGGATCTCGTCCTGGCGGAACCCCTCGCGCCGGGAGAATTTTCGGCGCTCGTGCGCAAGCGCACCACCCGGGCGCTCCCGGCGCTCTTTCTTCCCGTGCTCGTCCTCGGGGGGATTTACGGTGGATTCATGACCCCCACCGAGGCGGCCGCCCTCGCCACGGTCTACGCGGTTCCCGTTGGGTTCTTCGTCTACAAGGGGCTGAACGGGCGGGAGTTCCTGAAGGTCCTGGTGGAGTCCGCCACCACCACGGGGGTCATCATGGTCATGCTCTATTCCGTCATGATCCTGAGCCGTCTCTACATCATGGAAGATCTTCCAGGGGAGTTGCTGGCCCTGCTTCAGTCCGTCACGAGCAGCAAGGTGGGGATTCTCCTCATGGTGAACGTCTTCATGGTCGTCATGGGCATGCTCATGGACGACGTGAGCGCGGTCATGCTCTGCACGCCCATTCTGCTTCCCGTGGTGACCGCCATCGGCGTCCATCCCATCCATTTCGCGGCCATTCTCGGCGTGAATCTCGGGATGGGGAACATCACGCCCCCCACGGCGCCGGTGCTCTACCTCAGCGGACGTCTGAACGGCGCGGCGGTGAACGGAATGCTCTATCCCACGCTGGTGCTGATCTGCTTCGGCTGGCTGCCGGTGCTGCTGCTCACCACCTTTTTCCCGGATCTCTCGCTTCTGCTTCCCAG